The Altererythrobacter sp. CAU 1644 genome has a window encoding:
- a CDS encoding VOC family protein, with protein sequence MARAGGIAALGEVMQLAFVPDDFDAAITHWTEVMGVGPFFMIENIHLDGMKYRGEPTDAVFTLALAYWGDIQIELIRPENDAPSIYSGEYAQGNRLHHVCILVDDIAKARAVCAEQGAEVMVEGKFGASEVIYVDPGAGPGSLVEILQQDPDGPDLFGMIKAAGIDWDGSDPVRKLG encoded by the coding sequence ATGGCGAGAGCGGGCGGCATCGCTGCATTGGGCGAGGTCATGCAACTCGCCTTCGTCCCGGACGATTTCGACGCAGCCATCACGCACTGGACCGAGGTGATGGGCGTGGGCCCCTTTTTCATGATCGAGAACATCCATCTCGACGGAATGAAATATCGCGGCGAGCCTACCGACGCGGTGTTCACCCTTGCGCTGGCCTATTGGGGCGACATCCAGATCGAATTGATCCGGCCGGAGAACGATGCCCCGTCGATCTATTCCGGCGAATATGCGCAGGGAAACCGGCTGCACCACGTCTGCATCCTGGTCGATGATATCGCCAAAGCGCGAGCGGTCTGCGCCGAACAGGGCGCGGAAGTGATGGTAGAGGGTAAGTTCGGCGCGAGCGAAGTGATCTATGTCGATCCTGGAGCAGGCCCCGGAAGCCTCGTCGAAATTTTGCAGCAGGACCCCGACGGACCGGATCTATTCGGCATGATCAAGGCAGCCGGTATCGACTGGGACGGCAGCGATCCGGTGCGAAAACTGGGCTAG
- a CDS encoding ThuA domain-containing protein, with amino-acid sequence MSEQPAKRIDAHFVAAGKYHDIDYPRLEILKLLAEHPHIRTTVACDYSGLERLDSCRFLVTYTCDLMPSEEEAKQLRAWLEAGGKWLALHGTNSILVFTESGLVDAPNDRPDVMEMLGTQFKAHPPIGPFPVEVVNKDHELTRGIDDFEVVDELYLSDITAEIDTLMQTTFEGEATGFIAENWDKTTVPILYTRDIGKGRIVYNTLGHCRGHYDLPGMVDFYPHKEMCAWNYDVYYDLLRRSIAWAMRVE; translated from the coding sequence ATGAGCGAACAGCCGGCAAAGCGGATCGACGCGCATTTCGTTGCCGCGGGCAAATATCACGACATCGACTATCCGCGGCTGGAGATCCTCAAGCTGCTGGCCGAGCACCCGCATATCCGCACGACGGTGGCATGCGACTATTCGGGGCTCGAGCGGCTCGATTCGTGCCGCTTCCTCGTCACTTATACCTGCGACCTGATGCCGAGCGAGGAGGAGGCGAAGCAATTGCGCGCCTGGCTCGAAGCGGGCGGCAAATGGCTCGCGCTCCATGGCACCAACTCGATCCTGGTTTTTACCGAGAGCGGGCTGGTCGATGCGCCCAACGACCGCCCTGACGTGATGGAAATGCTCGGCACCCAGTTCAAGGCGCACCCGCCGATCGGGCCGTTCCCGGTCGAAGTGGTCAACAAGGATCACGAACTTACGCGCGGGATCGACGATTTCGAAGTGGTGGACGAGCTCTACCTGTCGGACATCACCGCCGAAATCGACACGCTGATGCAGACGACCTTCGAGGGCGAGGCGACCGGGTTCATCGCCGAGAATTGGGACAAGACCACCGTTCCGATCCTCTACACGCGCGACATCGGCAAGGGGCGGATCGTCTACAACACGCTGGGCCATTGCCGCGGCCACTACGACTTGCCGGGCATGGTCGATTTCTATCCGCACAAGGAAATGTGCGCGTGGAACTACGATGTGTATTATGACTTGCTCAGGCGCTCGATCGCCTGGGCCATGAGAGTAGAATAG
- a CDS encoding SDR family oxidoreductase, whose product MDTSQLMFRDGLMAGERILVTGGGTGLGREMSEAFLKLGATVYICGRRQGKLDDCAQELMDAHGGTVVPLACDIRDADAINEMIDRIWTDGPLTGLVNNAAGNFISRTEDLSVNGFNAIADIVFRGTFYVTHNIGKRIIAEGGRCNVLSILTTWVWNGSAFVVPSAMSKSAINTMTQSLAVEWGRYNMRFNAIAPGLFPTKGMSARLSPGGQGGNSRMEGHPMGRHGEMHELANLAVFLMAPGAEYVNGQTIAIDGAGYQATGGTFWTTLQALGDEEWDQMRAMIKGTNAQDKSERTA is encoded by the coding sequence ATGGACACCTCGCAACTCATGTTTCGTGACGGCCTGATGGCTGGCGAGCGCATCCTCGTGACCGGCGGCGGCACCGGCCTCGGGCGCGAAATGAGCGAAGCCTTCCTGAAGCTCGGCGCGACCGTCTACATTTGCGGACGCCGTCAGGGGAAGCTTGACGATTGCGCGCAGGAATTGATGGACGCGCATGGCGGCACAGTTGTCCCGCTGGCCTGCGACATCCGCGATGCCGATGCGATCAACGAGATGATCGACCGGATCTGGACCGACGGACCGCTCACCGGCCTGGTCAACAATGCGGCGGGCAATTTCATCAGCAGGACCGAGGACCTGTCGGTCAACGGCTTCAACGCGATCGCCGACATCGTCTTTCGCGGGACCTTCTATGTCACGCACAATATCGGCAAGCGCATCATCGCCGAGGGCGGACGTTGCAACGTCCTCTCGATCCTCACCACCTGGGTCTGGAACGGTTCGGCCTTCGTGGTGCCATCGGCCATGTCGAAATCAGCGATCAACACCATGACGCAAAGCCTCGCCGTGGAATGGGGCCGCTACAACATGCGCTTCAACGCCATCGCGCCGGGACTGTTTCCGACCAAGGGCATGAGCGCGCGGCTCTCGCCCGGCGGACAAGGCGGCAACTCGCGGATGGAAGGTCATCCGATGGGGCGCCACGGCGAGATGCACGAACTGGCCAATCTCGCGGTCTTCCTGATGGCCCCGGGGGCCGAGTATGTGAACGGCCAGACCATCGCGATCGACGGGGCCGGCTACCAGGCCACCGGCGGCACGTTCTGGACCACTTTGCAGGCGCTCGGCGACGAGGAATGGGACCAGATGCGCGCCATGATCAAGGGCACCAACGCGCAGGACAAGTCGGAACGGACAGCCTGA
- a CDS encoding helix-turn-helix transcriptional regulator, with product MAANVIELRTPQGREQLEQLLEEVTIRCIDDIHDAAVTMARVAQERGMQIAMCDDISSKEPMVDAEGTILNADIFRWLDDGARWWEDHRLALHSPLPRACRYESEPFWVNESGFNTRWRNSYLEELDLTDFEKRSLCKAAIVVPVHLPFGQISANSFISMDRDKTDLSEEFALYGSLFSQLTRRFIAGYVQAIRTKRRIPSDCVLSKREVECLRWAAIGKTDKEISMILDRSHATIRYHIHRAGEKLDSVNRAQTIFKAGQLGYLGASD from the coding sequence ATGGCCGCTAACGTAATTGAATTGCGCACCCCGCAAGGGCGCGAGCAGCTCGAACAGCTGCTCGAAGAGGTGACGATTCGCTGCATCGATGACATTCACGATGCCGCGGTCACCATGGCGCGCGTCGCGCAGGAGCGCGGCATGCAGATCGCCATGTGCGATGACATCTCGTCGAAAGAGCCGATGGTCGATGCCGAGGGGACGATCCTCAATGCCGATATCTTCCGCTGGCTCGATGACGGCGCCCGGTGGTGGGAGGATCATCGCCTCGCGCTGCATTCCCCCCTGCCCCGCGCCTGCCGCTATGAAAGCGAACCTTTCTGGGTCAACGAGAGCGGTTTCAACACGCGCTGGAGAAATTCCTATCTCGAAGAGCTCGACCTGACCGACTTCGAGAAGCGCTCGCTGTGCAAGGCGGCGATCGTCGTGCCGGTGCATCTGCCGTTCGGGCAGATCTCGGCCAACAGCTTCATCAGCATGGACCGCGATAAGACCGACCTGTCGGAAGAATTCGCGCTCTACGGCTCGCTGTTCTCGCAGCTCACCCGGCGGTTCATCGCCGGATATGTCCAGGCGATCCGTACGAAGCGGCGGATTCCGTCCGACTGCGTCTTGTCAAAGCGCGAGGTCGAATGCCTGCGCTGGGCCGCGATCGGCAAGACGGACAAGGAAATCAGCATGATCCTCGACCGGAGCCACGCGACGATCCGCTATCACATCCACCGCGCGGGCGAGAAACTGGATTCGGTCAACCGCGCGCAGACGATCTTCAAGGCAGGCCAGCTCGGCTACCTTGGCGCCAGCGACTGA
- a CDS encoding aromatic ring-hydroxylating oxygenase subunit alpha, producing MNEVKKIDPREDRCPGMTYTEMLEGDTRPPPDYLFEETTVEMSTEPLPVEPYISEEFARLEREKMWPNVWLFAAREDELPDAGDTVVFDLNDKSFLLVRQTDGSVKGFYNACLHRGRKLRSKSGKAPNLTCPFHGFAWRNDGSLKEIPCAWDFKHLDDKDMSLPEVRVQLWQGFVMITENESLPLFEEWLGPAASHYEKYDFENRYTGMWVAKRIPANWKATAEAFMEAWHSVTTHPQLLPFLGDANSRYDHIGDHFNRAITPSGVLSPHMKGKDQRYILEKMNEFSGGADADTNRRFAAGDGGDDFDDNDPLMARKVLAEASRQGFSEQYGYDYSDASDAELLDNFTYNIFPNFSPWIGYLPTLVYRWLPGDTPDWCIMEIRLLFPTAKGEERPRSVERTYIPDDEPFAWAADKMGPALAGVFDQDMANLPHVQTGMKAMKEGMMELGAYQDSRVRHFQTTLRKYINGELPAAK from the coding sequence ATGAATGAGGTAAAGAAGATCGACCCCCGCGAGGATCGCTGCCCGGGGATGACTTACACTGAGATGCTGGAAGGCGACACGCGTCCGCCGCCAGACTACCTGTTCGAAGAGACAACGGTCGAGATGTCGACCGAGCCGCTCCCCGTCGAGCCATACATCAGCGAGGAATTCGCCCGGCTCGAGCGCGAGAAGATGTGGCCCAATGTCTGGCTGTTCGCGGCGCGCGAAGACGAATTGCCCGATGCGGGCGATACCGTGGTCTTCGACCTCAACGACAAGAGCTTTCTCCTCGTCCGCCAAACCGATGGCAGCGTGAAGGGATTCTACAACGCCTGCCTGCATCGGGGCCGCAAGCTGCGGTCCAAATCGGGCAAGGCCCCGAACCTGACCTGCCCCTTCCACGGCTTCGCCTGGCGCAATGACGGTTCGCTGAAGGAAATCCCCTGCGCCTGGGACTTCAAGCACCTCGACGACAAGGACATGAGCCTGCCGGAAGTGCGGGTCCAGTTGTGGCAGGGCTTCGTGATGATCACGGAAAACGAGTCGCTGCCACTGTTTGAGGAGTGGCTGGGCCCGGCGGCGTCGCATTACGAGAAATACGATTTCGAAAATCGCTACACCGGAATGTGGGTGGCCAAGCGGATCCCGGCCAACTGGAAAGCGACCGCCGAAGCGTTCATGGAAGCGTGGCATTCGGTCACCACCCATCCGCAACTGCTGCCGTTCCTGGGCGATGCCAATTCGCGCTACGACCACATTGGCGATCACTTCAATCGCGCGATTACGCCCTCGGGCGTGCTGAGCCCGCACATGAAGGGCAAGGACCAGCGCTATATCCTTGAGAAGATGAACGAATTCTCGGGCGGTGCCGATGCCGACACCAATCGGCGGTTTGCCGCCGGCGATGGCGGAGACGATTTCGACGACAACGATCCGCTGATGGCCCGCAAGGTCCTGGCGGAGGCGAGCCGGCAGGGTTTCTCCGAGCAATATGGCTACGATTATTCGGACGCCTCAGATGCCGAACTGCTCGACAATTTCACCTACAACATCTTCCCCAATTTCAGCCCCTGGATCGGCTACCTTCCGACCCTGGTCTATCGCTGGCTGCCCGGCGACACGCCCGATTGGTGCATCATGGAAATCCGCCTGCTGTTCCCGACGGCCAAGGGCGAGGAGCGCCCGCGTTCGGTGGAACGCACCTACATTCCCGATGACGAGCCCTTTGCTTGGGCTGCCGACAAGATGGGCCCGGCGCTGGCCGGCGTCTTCGACCAGGACATGGCGAACCTGCCCCACGTCCAGACGGGCATGAAGGCGATGAAGGAAGGGATGATGGAACTCGGTGCCTATCAGGACAGCCGCGTGCGGCACTTCCAGACCACGCTGAGGAAATACATCAACGGCGAACTGCCCGCCGCCAAGTGA
- a CDS encoding SDR family NAD(P)-dependent oxidoreductase, with translation MGRMSGKVALVTGGAEGIGATVGRMIVAEGGSVMLCDVQIEKAKALADELGENAEAYELDVRNLDRWQEAVDATVHRFGKLTVLCNIAGISEPGNVPEGPLDTWERTIDINLNGPFYGMRAAIPAMERSGEPCAIVNIGSMIALRAASFVAAYSASKAGLLGLTRSVALDCAERGVPIRANMVHPGAIRTPMYNRYKYSGADTPENIETNFAATHPMNRIGEPEEVARAVVWLASDEASFTTGCDITVDGGGSIRS, from the coding sequence ATGGGGAGGATGTCGGGCAAGGTTGCGCTGGTCACCGGCGGAGCGGAAGGCATCGGGGCGACGGTCGGGCGAATGATCGTGGCAGAAGGCGGCAGCGTGATGCTGTGCGATGTCCAGATCGAGAAAGCCAAGGCGCTGGCCGACGAGCTTGGCGAAAATGCCGAGGCCTATGAACTCGACGTGCGCAATCTCGACCGGTGGCAAGAAGCCGTCGATGCGACGGTTCACCGCTTCGGCAAGCTCACGGTTCTGTGCAACATCGCCGGGATTTCGGAACCGGGCAATGTTCCCGAGGGGCCGCTCGACACCTGGGAACGCACGATCGACATCAACCTCAACGGCCCCTTCTACGGCATGCGCGCCGCCATTCCCGCGATGGAGAGAAGCGGGGAACCCTGCGCCATTGTCAACATCGGCTCGATGATTGCCCTGCGTGCGGCATCCTTTGTCGCAGCCTACAGCGCCTCGAAAGCGGGGCTGCTCGGCCTAACCCGGTCGGTCGCGCTCGATTGCGCCGAGCGTGGCGTGCCGATCAGGGCCAACATGGTGCATCCCGGTGCGATCCGCACGCCGATGTACAATCGCTACAAATACTCGGGCGCCGACACCCCCGAGAACATCGAGACCAATTTCGCCGCGACCCACCCGATGAACCGCATCGGCGAACCGGAGGAGGTCGCACGCGCGGTGGTCTGGCTGGCAAGCGACGAAGCGAGCTTTACCACGGGCTGCGACATCACCGTCGACGGCGGCGGATCGATCAGGAGCTGA
- a CDS encoding acyl-CoA dehydrogenase family protein, giving the protein MDMDFSPDDLAFRDEVRAFLKDKLPERLKEGARRTPGVFVEPDIGMEWHRTLAEQGWVAPLWPKEYGGTGWTPTQKFIFEKECALAGAPGISILGLRLVGPVICEFGTPEQKERFLPRILSGEDYWCQGYSEPGSGSDLASLKTSARLEGDKYVVNGSKIWTTHAHHADWIFALVRTDNTVKKQQGITFLLLPMDQPGVEVTPIHSMSGDHEVNQVFFTDAETSVDNRIGEEGQGWTIAKFLLENERGGSCFAPRLLQSIDRLENLAKTQPSGVNGAVAHDPRFRDKLARARLEAEALEVTELRILSELAKGRAPGPQTSLVKMLGSNIGQQVDTLRLELLGYDALQLPPERPLYGNAAPEPIGSEIAQTAMGRYLNNRAATIFGGSDEVQKNIIAKTVLGL; this is encoded by the coding sequence ATGGACATGGATTTCTCGCCCGATGATCTCGCCTTTCGCGACGAGGTTCGCGCGTTCTTGAAGGACAAGCTGCCCGAGCGGCTCAAGGAAGGCGCACGCCGGACGCCGGGCGTCTTCGTCGAACCCGATATCGGCATGGAATGGCACCGCACATTGGCGGAACAGGGCTGGGTCGCTCCGCTGTGGCCCAAGGAATACGGTGGCACGGGCTGGACGCCGACCCAGAAATTCATTTTCGAGAAGGAATGCGCGCTGGCGGGCGCGCCGGGGATCTCGATCCTCGGCCTGCGCCTGGTCGGGCCGGTGATCTGCGAATTCGGAACGCCGGAGCAGAAGGAACGCTTCCTCCCCCGCATCCTGTCGGGCGAGGACTACTGGTGCCAGGGCTATTCGGAACCCGGATCGGGCAGCGATCTGGCCTCGCTCAAAACCTCGGCGCGGCTGGAAGGCGACAAATATGTCGTCAACGGCTCGAAGATCTGGACCACCCACGCGCATCACGCCGACTGGATTTTCGCGCTCGTCCGGACCGACAACACGGTCAAGAAGCAGCAGGGCATCACCTTCCTTCTGCTGCCGATGGACCAGCCGGGGGTCGAGGTTACGCCGATCCATTCCATGTCTGGAGATCACGAGGTCAACCAGGTGTTCTTCACCGATGCCGAGACTTCGGTCGACAACCGGATCGGCGAAGAAGGACAGGGTTGGACGATCGCCAAGTTCCTGCTCGAAAACGAACGCGGCGGATCGTGCTTCGCCCCGCGCCTGCTGCAGTCGATCGATCGGCTGGAGAACCTGGCCAAGACCCAGCCGTCCGGCGTGAACGGCGCGGTCGCCCACGATCCCCGGTTCCGCGACAAGCTGGCCCGCGCACGACTCGAGGCCGAAGCGCTGGAAGTCACCGAACTGCGCATCCTGTCCGAGTTGGCCAAGGGCCGCGCTCCGGGCCCGCAGACCTCGCTGGTGAAGATGCTGGGCTCGAACATCGGACAGCAGGTCGATACCCTCCGGCTCGAACTGCTGGGCTACGACGCGCTGCAACTGCCGCCCGAACGCCCGCTCTACGGCAATGCCGCGCCCGAGCCGATCGGCAGCGAAATCGCGCAGACCGCGATGGGCCGGTATCTCAACAATCGCGCCGCAACCATCTTTGGCGGGTCGGACGAGGTGCAGAAGAATATCATCGCCAAGACCGTTCTCGGTCTCTGA